The following coding sequences are from one Humulus lupulus chromosome X, drHumLupu1.1, whole genome shotgun sequence window:
- the LOC133806359 gene encoding structural maintenance of chromosomes protein 5-like translates to MDTHNKSEWLLNGKVVPKKDIAEITKRFNIQVNNLTQFLPQDRVCEFAKLSPVELLEETEKAVGDPQLPIRHRALIEKGKEVKDLERVSF, encoded by the exons ATGGATACACATAACAAGTCTGAGTGGTTGTTAAATG GAAAAGTGGTGCCTAAGAAGGATATTGCTGAAATAACTAAAAGGTTCAACATCCAAGTCAACAATTTGACTCAG TTTCTGCCTCAAGACAGAGTCTGTGAATTTGCTAAGTTATCTCCTGTAGAACTTCTTGAAGAGACTGAGAAGGCTGTTGGCGATCCTCAACTTCCAATTCGGCATCGTGCGCTAATAGAAAAAGGTAAGGAAGTGAAGGATTTAGAACGAGTAAGTTTCTAG